One genomic segment of Brassica napus cultivar Da-Ae chromosome A3, Da-Ae, whole genome shotgun sequence includes these proteins:
- the LOC106442005 gene encoding polygalacturonase At1g48100 isoform X1: MLKISRDPFLRFTTLILITSSLFSYGTEARLHYYNDIHNPNSYPEPPYSSFSQSQPPSISPDPDDLSQPPSPCQDLAQEVVHDVRNYGAIGDGITDDTDAFKTAWDSACSNDEDNNTVSILLVPFGFTFVIHSTIFTGPCRSYQYFQVFFFFKYQSHFNFYKIIKYCLISGGFHLINKVDGTIVPRDGPESWPSGFNKRQWLVFYRIKGMALIGNGVIDGRGQKWWDLPCKPHRNVNKTTALTGPCESPAALRFFMSSNLSMQGVTIKNSPQFHMTFDGCHEVHINSLRITSPPSSPNTDGIHIENSNSVEIHNSVISNGDDCVSIGSGSYNIDILNLTCGPGGHGISIGSLGNQNSRACVSNITVRDSFIKFSDNGVRIKTWQGGSGSVSGVTFDNIQMDNVRNPIIIDQYYCTSKNCPNKTNAVFVNDVVYQSIKGTYDRRSPPMHFGCSNNVPCVNLTLSDIDLVPSKGEMVVDPFCWNAYGVVDELSVPSISCLKSNPSTLLLGGLLGECGAR, from the exons ATGTTAAAAATTTCCCGTGATCCGTTTCTACGTTTCACTACACTAATTCTAATTACATCCTCTCTATTCTCTTATGGAACCGAAGCAAGACTACATTATTACAACGACATACACAATCCCAACTCATATCCAGAGCCACCGTATTCGTCCTtctctcaatctcagcctccaTCTATTTCTCCAGACCCTGATGACCTGTCACAGCCTCCATCTCCTTGCCAAGATCTCGCCCAAGAAGTAGTCCACGATGTGAGAAACTATGGTGCGATCGGGGACGGTATCACAGACGACACTGATGCGTTCAAGACAGCTTGGGATTCAGCTTGTAGCAACGACGAGGACAACAACACTGTCTCCATATTGCTTGTACCTTTCGGTTTCACTTTCGTGATCCATTCCACTATTTTCACCGGTCCTTGTCGCTCTTACCAATACttccaagtatttttttttttcaaatatcaaaGTCATTTCAATTTCTACAAGATTatcaaatattgtttaatttctggtggttttcatttaattaataagGTCGATGGGACCATCGTGCCACGGGATGGACCAGAATCGTGGCCGAGTGGTTTCAACAAAAGACAATGGCTCGTCTTTTATCGAATCAAAGGAATGGCTCTAATAGGCAACGGAGTTATCGACGGTCGCGGACAAAAATGGTGGGATCTTCCATGCAAACCTCACCGG AATGTCAACAAAACGACTGCACTTACTGGTCCATGTGAAAGCCCTGCC GCTTTGAGGTTTTTCATGAGCTCAAATCTAAGTATGCAAGGTGTGACTATTAAAAATAGCCCGCAGTTTCATATGACATTCGACGGATGTCATGAAGTTCACATAAACTCCCTTCGAATCACATCTCCACCGTCAAGTCCCAACACTGACGGCATCCACATCGAGAACTCCAACTCCGTTGAGATTCATAACTCGGTTATCTCCAACG GAGATGATTGTGTCTCCATTGGATCTGGATCATACAATATCGATATACTGAATCTCACTTGCGGACCTGGCGGTCATGGAATTAG CATTGGAAGTTTAGGCAACCAAAACTCACGTGCATGCGTCTCCAATATTACGGTTAGAGATTCGTTCATCAAGTTTTCCGACAATGGTGTACGGATCAAGACATGGCAAGGTGGATCCGGGTCCGTTTCTGGTGTAACGTTCGACAATATCCAAATGGATAATGTCCGAAATCCAATAATTATCGATCAGTACTATTGCACGAGCAAAAACTGTCCTAACAAAACAAATGCGGTTTTTGTGAATGATGTAGTATATCAAAGTATAAAAGGGACATACGATAGACGTAGTCCTCCTATGCATTTTGGATGTAGCAACAACGTACCATGCGTAAATTTGACTCTTTCGGATATTGATTTGGTGCCTTCAAAAGGTGAAATGGTTGTGGATCCGTTCTGTTGGAATGCGTACGGGGTTGTGGATGAGTTATCTGTTCCTTCGATTTCGTGTCTCAAATCGAATCCTTCGACCTTACTGTTAGGTGGTCTTTTAGGAGAGTGTGGAGCACGGTGA
- the LOC106442005 gene encoding polygalacturonase At1g48100 isoform X2 yields the protein MLKISRDPFLRFTTLILITSSLFSYGTEARLHYYNDIHNPNSYPEPPYSSFSQSQPPSISPDPDDLSQPPSPCQDLAQEVVHDVRNYGAIGDGITDDTDAFKTAWDSACSNDEDNNTVSILLVPFGFTFVIHSTIFTGPCRSYQYFQVDGTIVPRDGPESWPSGFNKRQWLVFYRIKGMALIGNGVIDGRGQKWWDLPCKPHRNVNKTTALTGPCESPAALRFFMSSNLSMQGVTIKNSPQFHMTFDGCHEVHINSLRITSPPSSPNTDGIHIENSNSVEIHNSVISNGDDCVSIGSGSYNIDILNLTCGPGGHGISIGSLGNQNSRACVSNITVRDSFIKFSDNGVRIKTWQGGSGSVSGVTFDNIQMDNVRNPIIIDQYYCTSKNCPNKTNAVFVNDVVYQSIKGTYDRRSPPMHFGCSNNVPCVNLTLSDIDLVPSKGEMVVDPFCWNAYGVVDELSVPSISCLKSNPSTLLLGGLLGECGAR from the exons ATGTTAAAAATTTCCCGTGATCCGTTTCTACGTTTCACTACACTAATTCTAATTACATCCTCTCTATTCTCTTATGGAACCGAAGCAAGACTACATTATTACAACGACATACACAATCCCAACTCATATCCAGAGCCACCGTATTCGTCCTtctctcaatctcagcctccaTCTATTTCTCCAGACCCTGATGACCTGTCACAGCCTCCATCTCCTTGCCAAGATCTCGCCCAAGAAGTAGTCCACGATGTGAGAAACTATGGTGCGATCGGGGACGGTATCACAGACGACACTGATGCGTTCAAGACAGCTTGGGATTCAGCTTGTAGCAACGACGAGGACAACAACACTGTCTCCATATTGCTTGTACCTTTCGGTTTCACTTTCGTGATCCATTCCACTATTTTCACCGGTCCTTGTCGCTCTTACCAATACttccaa GTCGATGGGACCATCGTGCCACGGGATGGACCAGAATCGTGGCCGAGTGGTTTCAACAAAAGACAATGGCTCGTCTTTTATCGAATCAAAGGAATGGCTCTAATAGGCAACGGAGTTATCGACGGTCGCGGACAAAAATGGTGGGATCTTCCATGCAAACCTCACCGG AATGTCAACAAAACGACTGCACTTACTGGTCCATGTGAAAGCCCTGCC GCTTTGAGGTTTTTCATGAGCTCAAATCTAAGTATGCAAGGTGTGACTATTAAAAATAGCCCGCAGTTTCATATGACATTCGACGGATGTCATGAAGTTCACATAAACTCCCTTCGAATCACATCTCCACCGTCAAGTCCCAACACTGACGGCATCCACATCGAGAACTCCAACTCCGTTGAGATTCATAACTCGGTTATCTCCAACG GAGATGATTGTGTCTCCATTGGATCTGGATCATACAATATCGATATACTGAATCTCACTTGCGGACCTGGCGGTCATGGAATTAG CATTGGAAGTTTAGGCAACCAAAACTCACGTGCATGCGTCTCCAATATTACGGTTAGAGATTCGTTCATCAAGTTTTCCGACAATGGTGTACGGATCAAGACATGGCAAGGTGGATCCGGGTCCGTTTCTGGTGTAACGTTCGACAATATCCAAATGGATAATGTCCGAAATCCAATAATTATCGATCAGTACTATTGCACGAGCAAAAACTGTCCTAACAAAACAAATGCGGTTTTTGTGAATGATGTAGTATATCAAAGTATAAAAGGGACATACGATAGACGTAGTCCTCCTATGCATTTTGGATGTAGCAACAACGTACCATGCGTAAATTTGACTCTTTCGGATATTGATTTGGTGCCTTCAAAAGGTGAAATGGTTGTGGATCCGTTCTGTTGGAATGCGTACGGGGTTGTGGATGAGTTATCTGTTCCTTCGATTTCGTGTCTCAAATCGAATCCTTCGACCTTACTGTTAGGTGGTCTTTTAGGAGAGTGTGGAGCACGGTGA